The Metabacillus schmidteae nucleotide sequence TTTATTTTGTTCTTCATAATTATGGGCAACTTTAAGGATTTCAATTGATTTCCCACTATTCATTGCTCCGTATTTAAAGAATAACTGTGCCAATTATCTCTTCTCCTTACTTAATGTTTTACACAAACACATTTCTATATTATAGATGGTATTAGAATAAAATTATAGTCCGAGTTAATATCCCTCATGATTTTCAACAGTTAGAAGGAAATTACAAGCTACTATTGAGGAACGAATATTTGAACATAAATAAAAAAGTCCCTACTTGTGCGATAGGGTTTAATGGAAATTAGCTGCTTTAGATTATATTTTAAGATTCTTTTGTACTCATATATTTGTAGATCGACAAGCACTAAACTCCTTCTATAATTTTTAGATATATCTTATAATCCAGGTCAGCTTTCTCTTTATTACATTCGTTACAACAGGAAATTTCAAAACCGCAATTTTCCAACCATATATTTCATAAAACTATTGACATTTAAAGCATAATGAATTTACAATATGAACATACCCACCGGTATTCTGATGTAACAAATGGAGGTAGAAATAAATGAAACCGCACGATAGAATTTTGGCTGCTTCTAAAGAGTTAGCCACTAAGAATCCTGCAGACAAAATAACATTTGCCCACATTGCAGAAATAGCTAAAGTTCATTGGACTACTGTAAGGAGATACTTTGGCAGTAAGGAGGGAATGCGGCGAAGATTAGTCGATTTTCAGGAACCTAACCAAAATCACCACTTAGATACGCGCACTAACATATTGGATTCAGCAGGTAAAGTATTTGGAGAACTTGGTTACGAAGGGGCAACACTTGATTTAATTGCCGAAGATGCAGGATTAACCAAAGGAGCTGTATACTGGCACTTTTCCAGTAAAGGAGATTTGTTTATTGAGTTAATAAATAAGAGCCTAACTAATTTATTAGTGGAACTTCCTTCCCAATTAGAAAAGGTATTTAAGTCTTCAAGTCCCGAACAAGCAATAAACAGATTGCTTAAGAGCCAGTTTCAAGCTTGTGAAGAAGATAAAAGCCAACAACCTACCTTGTTTTTTGAATTTATTTCTAGAAGGCGTGATTCTGAAGTTAGAGAAAAGTTAGATGTAGTTTTTGCAAAATTGTTTGCAGGAACTGAAGTAATTTTAGAGGATCTCCAGAAAAGAAAGATGATTTCAGAAAAAGTGGATGCAAGTTCATTATCTGTAACTCTCCACGGCTTAATAAATGGGATGGTTCTTATGTGGATGGTATCTCCAAGCTCTGTACCGCTCACTCAAATGGCTGACTCTATATCCAAAATAATATGGGACGGAATAAACCCAAAATAAAGCCCGTTGAAAAACCGGGTATTTTTTTGAACATAACATACTTTTCAGTATGTTAATGGAGTACTTTACAGTAGGTGAGGAGAATGAGGAGGAAGAATATGTTTATCATTGCTATTGTAACTGTCCTTATAGGAATGGTTACTTTATACTTTTACAACCAAAATCAATTTAAGAAGGCTGAATTGGCATATCCTCCTAATGGAGATTTTGTTGAAGTAGATGGTATCAAACTTCACTATTTGAGTAAAGGGAACGGAAAACCGGTTGTGTTCTTGCATGGAGGCGTGCTTTCAAGTGAGGATTTTTCCGATGTAATAGAGCTTGCAGCCCAAGAGGGATATAAGGCAATCGCATTTGACCGCCCTGGGTACGGGCATAGCGAAAGGCCCACCAACGAAAAAGTCACTCCTATTACACAAGCTAAGTTAATTCATAAAGCATTAAAAAAGCTGAATATAACGGATCCAATTATCCTTGTGGGTCATTCTTGGAGCGGAACTATGATTATGTCTTATGCACTTCAATTTCCTAATGATGTTGAAGGTCTTGTTACCTTGGGAGGAGCAATGTATAAAGAAGGATACCCTGCTGAAAATGGAGATGCCCTTTCAGAATTAGTAACGACTCCTATTTTGGGTGATTTAATTATGAATACCCTATTAGCAACACCATTAGGTAAGTCAATGGGTAAAGAAACAACTAAAGCAACGTTTTCACCGGAGACACCTCCAGCTGGTTACGAGGAAAAACTACTAGCTTTATGGGGTAGACCCACTCAATTTAAAGCTAATAGAGAGGATACTTTAGCTTTTCCGATAACATCCAAGCAAATTAGTTCACAGTATAAGGAAATAGAAGTTCCAACTATTATAGTTGTAGGGGAAAATGACCCTTTTGGAACTATCAAAATGGCTGAAAGACTTCAAAAGGACCTTCCTAATTCTAAAATGGTCAGATTGCCCAATGTTGGTCACATGATTCCTGAAAATCACCCTGAGAAGGTATTGGATGCAATAGAGCTATTAACTGTAATGAAGTAACAATAAAATTATATCTAGTAATTTGTTAAATTAGTAAAAATACCTTCCAACAATGAGATGATGGAGGGTATTTCCACCTACATTTGTGTATTATATCATGGCGTTGTTTGTGAATATCGGAAAATATTTCCTAGTAAACATAATGGGTACCATATTAACACTGTATAGAACCTAATATTAGAGTAATTAATCTTCTTAAGTAGTACATCATCAAAATATTCTTCTTAATTAGATTCTTTAAGATCACTACAACTCCTAGCAACCTATGATTTTACTTCTACAATAAATGGGTAGACTGTAACATTCCCGTTTTCCTGAAATTCTGCCCATATTTTATAAATTCCTGGCTTTGAAAATTGCGTTTCGAAAACTGGTGTATCACCATCTAATGGATGTACGTGAAGATATTCATCTGCTTGTTCATCTAGAATCACAACGTGGCCTAATGCTCCTAAATATGATTCCAATTTGGCTCCGTGAACATCGAATGTCAAGGTAACCGGCTCATTCACGACTAATGATGTGGGTGTCATCGTTACTTTGTTTCCATTTACTGTTTTTTCTAGAGTTTGATCGATCTTCAAAGAGCTATGACTATGCTCTCCCGTGTCAGGATTTCCTACAGTAAATAAAATCGCTTGAACTTCATAATTTAGATCCTTTGGTTTAATATCAACGAATGCCTTATACGTACCTTCTTTTAGTGGACTTTCCACTTTAAATTGTCCTGGTGTAGTTTCTTCCGGGTGTAGATGGAAGTATTGGTCTAAGTGATCATCCACTACGATCAAGTGAAGAAGCTTTTCATGGCTTACTTCTAAATCTGTTACAGGATTTCCAGCAAGGTCTTCAAGTCTTACTGTTAATGATTGATTTTCTTCTTTTACGGTTACCTTTACTTCACTTTCTATACTAGTTTGTTGACCATGCTCATGTAATTCATCTCCAGAATGTGAGTCATGGGCTTTCCCAGCCTCTTTTTCTCCACTAGTTGAAGCAGTGTGCTCCTCAGTATGAGCGTCTAATTTTTCATCTACTCCGAAAACAGCTTCATAGGCAAAGTACCCAACAATGACAATAGCTAAATACAGAAAAGCTGAAATGATCCACTTTTTCATAGGACGTTCTCCTTTTATCTATAGTTTAACTCTTTGTAATCTAAGTGCATTCAGGACAACAGATACAGAACTAAACGCCATGGCCGCTCCTGCTAACCAAGGTGCTAGGAAGCCTAGTGCTGCAACTGGAATCCCAAGTGCATTGTAAGCAAATGCCCAAAATAGGTTTTGTTTAATATTACGAATGGTCTTTTTACTCATAAAGATCGCATCGGCAATGCTATTTAAGTCTCCACGAATAAGGGTAATGTCCGCAGCTTCCATTGCAATATCTGTTCCCGTACCGATTGCCATTCCAATATCAGCGATCGCTAAAGCAGGTGCATCATTAATCCCATCTCCAACCATTGCAACAATTTTTCCTTGTTCTTGTAGCTTTTTCACTTCCTC carries:
- a CDS encoding TetR/AcrR family transcriptional regulator; the protein is MKPHDRILAASKELATKNPADKITFAHIAEIAKVHWTTVRRYFGSKEGMRRRLVDFQEPNQNHHLDTRTNILDSAGKVFGELGYEGATLDLIAEDAGLTKGAVYWHFSSKGDLFIELINKSLTNLLVELPSQLEKVFKSSSPEQAINRLLKSQFQACEEDKSQQPTLFFEFISRRRDSEVREKLDVVFAKLFAGTEVILEDLQKRKMISEKVDASSLSVTLHGLINGMVLMWMVSPSSVPLTQMADSISKIIWDGINPK
- a CDS encoding alpha/beta fold hydrolase is translated as MFIIAIVTVLIGMVTLYFYNQNQFKKAELAYPPNGDFVEVDGIKLHYLSKGNGKPVVFLHGGVLSSEDFSDVIELAAQEGYKAIAFDRPGYGHSERPTNEKVTPITQAKLIHKALKKLNITDPIILVGHSWSGTMIMSYALQFPNDVEGLVTLGGAMYKEGYPAENGDALSELVTTPILGDLIMNTLLATPLGKSMGKETTKATFSPETPPAGYEEKLLALWGRPTQFKANREDTLAFPITSKQISSQYKEIEVPTIIVVGENDPFGTIKMAERLQKDLPNSKMVRLPNVGHMIPENHPEKVLDAIELLTVMK